Part of the Phocoena phocoena chromosome 8, mPhoPho1.1, whole genome shotgun sequence genome, aaaaatagaataaaaaaataaagttattaaaattaaaaaatattattaaaataaaaaacttttaaaagtaattatataaaaaaagaagagaacaaccaaatcaacaaacaaatccaccaatgataacaagcactaaaaactaaactaaggtaaatataaaaattgGAAACTGGTTAGTCACATACAGGAAACCCCAAGTtaacagttgctcccaaagtccaccgcctcaattttgggatgatttgttgcctattcaggtattccagagatgtagcatacatcaagttaattgtggggatttaatccgcagCTCCTGTGGCTGGAtgcagaaatttccctttctcttctttgttcgcacagctcccagggttcagctttggatttggccccgcctctgcgtgtaggtcaccggagggcatctgtttttcgctcagacaggacgggttaaaggagcagctgattctggggctctggctcactcaggccggggggagggaggggtacggacaCGGgccgagcctgcggcagcagaggccaccgtgacgttgcaccagcctgaggtgtgctgtgcgttctcctggggaagttgcccctggatcccgggaacctggcagtggcgggctgcacaggctcccgggaggggaggtgtggagagtgacctgtgctcgtacacaggcttcttggtggctgcagcaacagcattagtgtttcatgcccgtctctggtgtctgacctgatagctgcagctcatgcctgtctctgaagctcatttaggcggtgctctgaatctcctctcctcgcgcacccggaaacaatggtctctcttgcctcttaggtaggtccagactttttcccagactccctcccagctagctgtggcacactagcccccttcaggctgtgttcatgccgccagtcctctccctgggatccgacctccgaagcccaagcttcagctcccagccccgcccgccccggtgcgtgagcagagaagcctctcgggctggtgagtgctggtcggcactgatcctctgtgcgggaatctcactgttttgccctccacacccctgtggctgcgctctcctccgcggcaccgaagcttccccctccgccacccgcagtctccacccaggAAAGGGGTTCTAGTCTGTgtaaatctttcctccttcacagctccctcccactggtgcaggtcccatccctattcttttgtctctgttttttcttttgcccaacCCAGTTATGTGGGAAGTTTCTTGCTTTtatgggaagtctgagatcttctgccagcgttcagtaggtgttctgtaggagttgttccacatatagatgtatttctgacgtaTCTCTGGGgatgaaggtgatctccatgtcttactcctccgccaccTTGAAGGTCCTCCGGAacataaaagttgaaaaatactAGCAAGAAAAAATTTCAGCAGCAGAGTTGTGGACAGCCAGATACTTTTGGAGGTGGAGCTGACAGGAATCGAGCTCCAAGATTTTCTCAAATGGAGAAAGCAAGCTGAGCTCGCAAGATGGCAGCTGCTGAGCCCGTCCTGGGAGGAGGTCGCccctttttttaaatgcctttcaaTGCCCCGTTTCTTCTCCAGTTTTAGCCAGACAACTTACTGAGGATTCTCTCAGCATATTTTCACCTTGTGTATGTCTTCAAATTCTCATTAAGAGAAAAACTGGGGGGAAGGAAGTAATTAATCTATTTCAGCATGGATGcacaagaggaagaaggaataaTAAGAGGAATAAGAGATCTTTCGTAGtagttttaaaagcagagaaaatcTTGAGAGTTTGCTCTGCCTCGTTTtataaatgtgtcatttaattGTTTGAAATTGCAAACTTCTTGAGAGTGAGAGccatctttcttctttcatatGTCCTGAATTGCCTAGGCACATGGTAGGTTAATGAAACATTTGGTCAAAGCATTGAATTAAAATAAACCCTTACCTCCTTCTGACAAAAATGTTTGCCAATGGCAggaaaactggaagacagaaacaAGCAAGCTTGTGTATCCCCATATATTATATTTGAACTACGTTTGATAGTGAGCTGTATTCTCAACAGCTTCCAGATTTTCACTTTGGTCTCAGATGTCAGAAATGTCAAAAAATGTGTGTAAAAATTCACGAAGCTGTGGGATTGAGTGGAACCATAAGGCCTGAAATAATTCAGAAGATTGTCTAGTTCAGACAAGATAATATCGATGACATTCCTTGGAAAGGGAGAAATATCAATGGGACTGGCATTTCTGgggaataaaaggagaaaacgaGATTCAGGAGCACAAGTTCACTTGAGAATTTCTAACGTAAAGGCATAGTGAGAATGGGATAATGGTTAGTCATTAATATCTATAGATGGTTATTAATGCTGAAGATGGTAATTATTTTTTCAGTGTGGTTTCCTTGAAACAACATACTAGCTGGAATAAAATGATCTAGTTCTTGTTCCGAATCCATTTCTTACTGGATGGCTTCGCTAATTCACAACCTCTGGGAGCTTGTTTTCTCACTTGTAGTATGGGGATCATAGAATTTTTGTGAGGTAGATTGAATCACAGAGTGGGATACTGagcactgaatgaataaatatttactatattagcaaacaaataaataaataaacaaaccagtCAGATATTATGTGTGAAAGAGTTCTATCAACAGGCAAGTGCTAAGTAAACATGAAGGACTGGTGTTATGATTGTGTTTGTTTTGTCACAGGTCTCTTCTCTTAGATCCATCTTCTTTGAGTGGAATCCATGGTGAGTAAAAATAATGTAACCGAGTTCATTTTCACTGGTCTTTTCGAGGATCCAGAGGTGCAGAGAGTGTGCTTTGTGGTGTTTCTTCCCGTGTACTTGGCCACGGTGGTAGGCAACGGCCTCATTGTTCTGAAGTCAAAGCCAGTAAGAGTCTGCATTCCCCCATGTACTTCTTCTTTAGCTACCTGTCCCTGGTGGAAATCAGCTATTCCTCTACTATTGTCCCTAAATTCCTCACGGACTTACTTACCAAGATTAAAACCATCTCACTGGAGGGTTGTCTGGCTCAGATattcttctttcacttctttggggTCACTGAGATCCTCTTGCTTGTGGTGATGGCTTATGACCGTTCTGTGGCCATCTGCAAACCCCTTCATTATATTAACATTATGAATCGTCAACTGTGTCATGTATTAGTGGCTGGTTCCTGGCTTGGGGGCTTCTTTCATTCCGTAATTCAGATTCTCATCACCATCCAATTGCCCTTCTGTGGTCCCAATGTGATTGACCACTACTTCTGTGATCTCCAGCCATTATTCAAGATTGCCTGCACTACACCTCTGTGGAGGGGGTTATTGTGTTGGTCAATAGTCACTTAATTGCTCTGTGCTCCTTCCTCATCTTGGTGACCTCCTACATTGTCATTCTGGTCAACTTGAGGAACCATTCAGCAGAGGGAAGACACAAAGCCCTCTCCACCTGTGCTTCTCACATCATGGTGGTCATGTTGTTCTTTGGACCTGCCATCTTCTTCTACATGCGACCCTCCTCCACCTTCACTGAGGAAAAACTGGTGGCTGTGTTCTACACAGTGGTCACCCCCATGCCGAACCCCGTCATCTACACACTCAGAAATGCAGAGGTGAAAATCGCTATGAGGAGGTTGTGGGGCAAAAAGGAGAACTCAGGGGTGGAGTGAAAATgggaaagtgattttaaaaagtgtgtctGATTATTCTCTGTTCTTGAAATGGATTTTAATTTTAGTGGGACATTCAAGAATGGCAGAAACAAATGTAAAGACTTAATGTTACTGCTAATGTGATTCTCCTTAGTAACCAAACACTCCCCACTAATCCAGTGTAATGATCAAAGGACAGAGATCAGATCGGTTTCATGATATCCAACAATATCATGAGATTAGGAAATATTAAGATTTAAGCTAAGTGAAAATGCAAAGAGAACATTTTGACAAGTGTTTTAGAGGTTAAATCACTTATTCTTAtgatctccttccttcctccttttcttcatccctccctgcctcccttctttctttccttacttttctttccctccttccttcttcatgCTCCCCTCTTCGTTCAACCTCCCTAGCAATAACAACCAACATTTcgttaaaaaaggaaacaaaatcgaGGAATTATCATGGGATATTTGGGGAGGAGGGTAACAATCTGATCTACTCTTTCGACATGGGTAAGTGTGTCTTTGAAAATTGCATCCagggatttttctcttcttctggttGTTTGGGCATCTTGTACCATAGACCATCTGATCACAAGTACCAGAAAAGTCCCTGGagcaatttcagttcttgtgacaTGTTGGCACAAAAGATAGTCCTTAAATCTTCTCTCACAATGTCTACcatcaacaaattaaaaaaaacaaaaggtcacAGATTCTAGCTATCAATAAGGAAAGGTCAAGTCAAACATTTTAACAAAGCTTTATCTATAGGAAATAAATATAGAATGTAGGAAATTCTTGTTAGGCATAACTTGAAGAATGAATGGGTGGTAAGTAATGTCCAAGTATGTTTCCATGCCATACTCTGTACTTTATTCTAACTGATCAGGCCAGGTCCATTTCTTGTCATGCCTATTAGTGTTTCTTGGTGAAGTAGGATGAGACAGACTGTGTTGACATTATTGTTTCATCTCTCAGAAACTCCTTTCACCCAACTGACTCTTATCAATGTGGACAATTTAGAGAATATCATGAAATTTGCCCCTGTTGGCTTTAGGATTACACAGACTGGCTTTGCATTTGCCCTCCATCCTTCCAGCTCTCCTTGAGGATCAGGGGAAATAATGCAGGCAGCTTCCTTGCAGAGCCGTGGAGCAGCATAGTATGCTACAGACCATAAGggcttttccctttctcctcaggTGCTGATTGAACATGTAGGTGAATAGTGGTTTTAAAGGCACCAGGAAATCTTCCCCACTTCCCTTGTTGTCTCCACTAATCATGGCCATGGATGACCTTTAATAATCTCTGAGAAAATGCCACTTCTTTTGTCTGGAATGACTTTACTGCCCTTTTCCATATGGCAAACTCCTATGCATCCTTTAAGACCTAGGTTAAAGTCATCTCCCTTAcgaggccttctctgacctcccTCCACCTTGGGCTGAATTTGTGTCTCCTGTCCATGTTTATTTTTACATGCATTTATCATTGCCCTTATGACtttgattatattattttatatacttttctctcttttaaactgTGAGCTCTCAAGGGCAGGGCTACCCACTaccccttcttcttctttgtggCTCTAAATATTGTGCATGTAATTGGTAGTTTATACGTGCTTGTTGAATATAGAAACTTTTAGACCCACGTAAAATCCTCTCTACATCAATTCTTGCTAATTCCTTCTGAACACTTTCATGGTGAGGAGCACTTCTCTTCCTGTTAAACTCTGAAGAGCTCAGGCTCTGAAATTCATCAGGCTGTTCCAATTTCCTCTTAGCCACAGTCTAAGACCCAAGCTACCCAACTTCTCTGAACACCTGTTTTTGCACAAATACAATAAGGTTATCAATGGTATGAACTTCATAAGATTATTCTGAATATTATATAAGATAATGTACACATAAAGCTTTTAGAAAAGAACATGATATAGAGCTGTACCATGGACCAATAAATATTAGCCACCATCTTCATTATTCTGCCTCTTCTCATATGGgtcttccttctttcttgagGAGCTACTTGGAATAAGCCTTGATTGCACCCCAAAAAGCTTTCAAGCATTTGGAGACAGTTCAATCCTTTTGTTTTGAAGCTTCTTTGGGATAAACATTCTCTGTTgcttaattgctttttttttaaaatttttaaaaaaaattttggggacttccctggtggtccagtggtaaagaatctgccttccaatccaGGGAcatggtttcgatccctggtccaagaactaagatcccacatggcatgggacaactaagcctgcatgccacaactacagagcccgtgcgccctggagcccacgcaccacaactagagagaggaaacccgcacgccacaactagagagaagcccttgctccacaacgaagaggccgcatgcctcaacgaagctCTTGCCTGCCTCAACCAATAACTGACgcgacccaaaaaaaaaaaaaatttattggagtatagttaatttacattgttgtgttactttctgctgaacagcaaagtgtatcagttatacatatacatatgttcactctttttttaagattcttttcccatataggtcattacaaggcactgagtagagttccctgtgctatacagtaggtccttattagttatctattgtatatataaaattaattgctttagagtgcctagcacagtacctggcacatcatatgtgctcaataaatatttgttaagtggaTGTTGACTGTCACATGGCCTCCCCATTTATCTTTTATGCTGAATGCTCCTATATTTCGTTAATGTATATTTGAAAGCGTTTGATCCAGAACTAAACTTAGTGGATTTACCCTCTCTTTGTCTTGATGTGTTGCTAGGACTGTAAGATGCAGGCTGTGACAGGAACCTCTTACTCACGTGCATCTTTAGTTTCCACACTGAGAGCTACAGAAAGAACATCGTCAGTGAACTCTGAGTCATTGAATACTGCATGGGCAGATAATATCTACTCCAAATGAATTGTCATAATTCTCAGGGATTACCTCATCTACTGAGAGTTGAGACTTGGTGAGTCTATTGAGAACTAATGACTCGCTTTGTTCTGGTCTAACTGGAAAAACacaggaagcaaaggaaagcattttttccattgttttaagaGACGGAGAGTGTTGTAAAGCTTACGAATGCCTACTAAATTCACAGATGCAACAGTCTAATTATATCACTTATTGTCGAAGGTCATGTAGTTAGTTCTCAGTTGTTGATTCAGTCAcagcattaaaaaatgtattttttagaaaataaatataaaataatctcaCTAAAAGAAATTTGGTAGCATGATGCAAACTACCTTGCATATACAATTGCCCCCccccatttattatttgtattctttttggtATAGGTTTGACTACGTACAACAGAAAATAAGGGCAACTTAAGAGATAGAACTACAGGAGTACAGAGGGAGAAAATCCAGCATGATAGTGGAAGTCCAACAGTATTATCAGAAATTGAGACTCTGACATCTTCAGCATGTAGCTTCAACCTATGTATGACCTCAAGGGACTGCTAATAC contains:
- the LOC136126309 gene encoding LOW QUALITY PROTEIN: olfactory receptor 4B1-like (The sequence of the model RefSeq protein was modified relative to this genomic sequence to represent the inferred CDS: inserted 2 bases in 2 codons) — protein: MVSKNNVTEFIFTGLFEDPEVQRVCFVVFLPVYLATVVGNGLIVLXVKASKSLHSPMYFFFSYLSLVEISYSSTIVPKFLTDLLTKIKTISLEGCLAQIFFFHFFGVTEILLLVVMAYDRSVAICKPLHYINIMNRQLCHVLVAGSWLGGFFHSVIQILITIQLPFCGPNVIDHYFCDLQPLFKIACTXTSVEGVIVLVNSHLIALCSFLILVTSYIVILVNLRNHSAEGRHKALSTCASHIMVVMLFFGPAIFFYMRPSSTFTEEKLVAVFYTVVTPMPNPVIYTLRNAEVKIAMRRLWGKKENSGVE